From a single Lactococcus allomyrinae genomic region:
- a CDS encoding DUF871 domain-containing protein produces the protein MGKLGVSVYPERSTFEADKAYLDLAHKYGFKRVFTSLLEIDGDKDTVLASFKKVVDYANGLDMEVMVDINPSLFKQLDISYDDLSFFHEMGADGVRLDIGFTGAEEARMTRNPYGIKIEINMSQGTTYVDSIMDYSPDTEKLLGSHNFYPHRYTGLEFNHYVKCTEKFNGYNLNTMAFVNSHAATFGPWPTQDGLCTLEDHRDLDIATQVKHYKLLGGINDVTIANAYASEEELRAMSEAFNAAMPELKVVPRETITEAERKCLYEATHSYRGDKSAYMLRSTMTRVIYKDLDFPPHDNYTIQRGDVIVDNNGYGQYKGETQIALREMENDGRVNVVGRISDDELFLLDFLKPWSSFKFIESN, from the coding sequence ATGGGAAAATTAGGAGTTTCCGTTTATCCAGAACGTTCAACCTTTGAAGCAGATAAAGCCTATCTTGATCTTGCTCATAAATATGGCTTCAAGCGTGTTTTTACTTCATTACTTGAGATTGATGGTGATAAAGATACTGTCCTTGCAAGTTTTAAAAAAGTTGTAGATTACGCGAATGGACTTGATATGGAAGTGATGGTTGACATCAATCCGAGTCTATTTAAACAGCTTGATATCAGCTATGATGACCTGAGCTTTTTCCATGAGATGGGGGCAGACGGTGTTCGTCTTGACATCGGATTTACAGGAGCTGAGGAAGCGCGCATGACACGTAATCCTTATGGCATCAAGATTGAAATCAATATGAGTCAAGGAACAACTTATGTTGATAGTATTATGGATTATTCTCCTGATACAGAAAAACTTCTTGGCAGTCACAACTTCTACCCACATCGTTACACAGGACTTGAGTTTAATCACTATGTGAAATGTACAGAGAAGTTTAATGGCTACAATCTCAATACAATGGCATTTGTTAATTCTCACGCAGCAACATTTGGACCGTGGCCAACTCAAGATGGACTATGTACCCTTGAAGATCACCGCGACCTTGACATTGCAACACAAGTGAAGCATTACAAACTTCTCGGAGGGATTAATGACGTCACTATCGCTAATGCTTATGCAAGTGAAGAAGAACTGAGAGCAATGAGCGAAGCATTTAATGCTGCCATGCCAGAACTTAAAGTTGTTCCACGTGAAACGATTACTGAAGCAGAACGTAAATGTCTTTACGAAGCGACTCACAGCTACCGTGGTGATAAATCAGCCTATATGCTTCGCTCCACCATGACACGTGTTATTTATAAAGACCTTGATTTTCCACCACATGATAATTACACCATTCAACGAGGCGATGTTATTGTTGACAACAATGGTTATGGGCAATATAAAGGTGAAACCCAAATTGCTCTACGTGAAATGGAAAATGATGGACGTGTGAATGTTGTGGGACGTATTTCTGATGATGAGCTCTTTTTACTTGATTTCTTGAAACCGTGGAGTTCTTTCAAATTTATCGAAAGTAATTAG